The nucleotide window GGGATTTTTTTTGTCTCGGGGTTTTCTCTGATTAGGCGAATCGCCTCGAACCCATCCATGATCGGCATTCTGAGGTCCATGATAATCAGGTCGGGCCGCTCCTTGCCTATCATCTCAATGGCTTCCTTGCCGTTGAAGGCCGAGCTAATGCTTCCCGCCGCACGCATGAGCATTTTCATCAGTTGATGATAATCCTCGAGATCGTCGACCACCAAAATCTTCAGGCCGCTCCAGGGGGTGTCTGTGAGGCTCTGATTCGAGGAGTTGGCCTCGGGGAGTTTTCCCTGGCCGGTGGTGAGCGGAAGCGAGAATGAAAAGGTGCTTCCCTGGCCCGGCTCGCTTTTCATCCAAATTTTGCCATCGTGCAGATCAACGAGTTTTTTAACCAGGCTGAGGCCGATGCCTAGCCCGCCGGTGTCCCGCCGAAGGCCCTCCTCTACCTGCTTGAAGCGGTCGAAAATCGCCTCATGCATACCGGGTTCAATACCGATGCCCTCGTCATTGACGACTACCCACACATCGTTCGGGTGAGACTCGGTACGAATTCTGATCGGGCCGCCATCGGGAGAATATTTCACCGCGTTGTCCAGGAGGTTCATGATAATTTGTCCGACCCGGGTTGGGTCGCAGGTCACGCTGCCGCAGTCCGGGTCGAGAGCGCATTCGATTGAGTATCCCTTGGGAAGGTGTACCAGCCGAAGCTCCACGATGGATGCCACGATCTCGTTTATTGATGAAGAGTGTAAATCAAGTCGGATTTTGCCCACCTCGATGCGGTCGATGTCGAGTAGGTCTTCGATGAGGTGAGTGAGGTATTTTCCGGCATCTTTGATTTTTGTGACGTATTCTCGAAATTTATTATCCTCATTTTTCTCGTTGTTGAGGAGCAGTACATCACTGAAACCGACGATGGAGTTCAGCGGAGAGCGAAGCTCATGGCTCATGTTTGAGAGAAATTCGCTTTTCGCGCGGTTGGCGTTTTCGGCCTGATCTCGTGCGATGGAAAGCTCTCGGGTGCGTTTCTCCACAGCCGATTCGAGCGATAAGTTTCGCTCCTTGATCATGTTGAAATACTCGAAGCTCTCGAGCGCGTTGGCGCTATTCAAAAGAACGATGGACAGAAGACTGAGCGAGGAGTCGAAAACGTTCATCTCGTCGCGATCGAGAATTCCGATGAACATGCCGCGCGCACGGGATTTGGAAGATAGCGTGTGTAGAATAACTCGGTGAGCCGAATTTTCATTTACTGGCACCATTACAGCTCTTGCCTGGTAGAGCGACCAGGCGAACGTGCCGTCCGCTATGAGCCGGTTGGCTTCAGCTTGAATTCGATCTTTTTCCGATTCGGGCTCAAAATCGGAGAGGGTGAAGCTTTGGTCTTCCTCGTCGATGAGAAAAAACCCCATGAACTGAAAGCTGAACAGTCGTTTGAGGCGAACACGCGTTTCCGAAAGGATTTCTGCGGTATTTTGCCGACTCTCGGTGCCATTTATGGTGGCGTGGAAATCGCTGAGCGAGGCTACCATCCCTAATGCCTCGAGGGTCCATCGATTGGCCTCCTCAAGGTAGGTCAGGCGCTCTTGTATCCCACCCTCTGGCAGGGAATCTTGGGGCTGAATTTCGTCCATCATTGTATGTCTTCCAGAAACAGGTCCACGATATCTCTATATTGCTGGTCCATCTGTTGTGTCATCGGGTTCAGAATGCTCGTGGAGAGGGCGATTTCGTCCCATGCTTGCCTATCGAGGGAGGGTACGAAACGCTCGCCGCTTGTCCCAAGCTCCATGGCGTTGGCGATGAGATCCGCAATGTGCGTGATGCTGCACTCCATCGGGAACCGCTTTGATCTGCTAGGCCGGTGATGAAAACGGACTGCCTCCTCGTGGCTGCTGGAGAGGCGCCATTCTTTTAGTAGAAGACCTCCCATATCGGCATGATCGAATCCCATGACCTTGCGCTCGGAGATGTGGAGAAGCTCTTCCTGCTCCTGCGCAAGGGTGAGCGCTTGTTTTGCTTCATCGGGGCTATGCCCGTAGAGGATTAGCCGCCCGATATCGTGGAGCAAGCCAGAGACAAAAAATTGTTCGATGTTCGGCATTTTGTGATAGGAGGCCAGAAGGCGGGAGCCGATTCCGACCCCAATGGCGTGCTGCCAAAATGGTTTTACCCGAATGAGGTCGCTCGGGATGCCCTTGAACATTTGGATGACGGTGGTGGCCAAGGCGAGATCTCGAAGCTGTTTTGTGCCGATGATTGTTACCGCGTGCGAGATGGTGTCTATTTTCGAGGGGAATCCAAAAAAAGCGCTGTTAACCAGGCGCAGCAGGCGGGCGGAGAGGCTCTGGTCTGCGCTGATGATTTGGGCGATATCGCGCATGGAGCTTCGTTGATCATTTACCGTTTCGTTGATTTGGTAAAATATGGTCGGAAGGGAGGGCATGTCGTCCCTGTTCTTGACCAGTAGGTTGATATCAGCGCACATAATGGGACCTATGAATTTTTAACGGCTCGGAAAGTGCAAACCCGCAATAATTCTTTGAGGAGCGGATGTTCAGTCCCAGCGTGACGAAAGCGGGCCTCGCTTTTCAGTTGAGCTCTTTGGAGCGTTTTTGGGTCTATCTCCTCAACAGCGGCAGCGGCGGCCTCGTCCTTGGTGATGCCGTGAACGTTGGCCTCGGTGACACCCCAAGCCTTGAATATATCTAGGTGTTTTTCTGCTATCCGGTTACCAGCCTTAAGGATGGTGCGCCCGTTTCTGGCGATGACATCGCTCTCAAGGAGCATGTCAGGTTTCAGATCTTCAAGATTAATTATTCCCAACGCAGTAGTCCTGTCACATGGTATAATGGATTAACAGTCAATGTTCCTAAGCGAATTGCACGTACATATTTAGAGCTATAAAGCGCGAAATATTCAAACTGGCTAATGTTAGTATAACTGCCGGATTAATATCAACACGACTCCGATACTATGTTATATCGGCATAAATGAGAAATGCATTAGAAAAACATATTAAAAATCAATAATTTATAATGGAATTGTAAGTTTAACGCTTAATTTTCAACTCACATATTCATAATAAAACCAGGAGAAATTCATGGCTGAAGCCAAGGATATGGGTGGAGTTGTAG belongs to Nitrospinaceae bacterium and includes:
- a CDS encoding response regulator; the encoded protein is MMDEIQPQDSLPEGGIQERLTYLEEANRWTLEALGMVASLSDFHATINGTESRQNTAEILSETRVRLKRLFSFQFMGFFLIDEEDQSFTLSDFEPESEKDRIQAEANRLIADGTFAWSLYQARAVMVPVNENSAHRVILHTLSSKSRARGMFIGILDRDEMNVFDSSLSLLSIVLLNSANALESFEYFNMIKERNLSLESAVEKRTRELSIARDQAENANRAKSEFLSNMSHELRSPLNSIVGFSDVLLLNNEKNEDNKFREYVTKIKDAGKYLTHLIEDLLDIDRIEVGKIRLDLHSSSINEIVASIVELRLVHLPKGYSIECALDPDCGSVTCDPTRVGQIIMNLLDNAVKYSPDGGPIRIRTESHPNDVWVVVNDEGIGIEPGMHEAIFDRFKQVEEGLRRDTGGLGIGLSLVKKLVDLHDGKIWMKSEPGQGSTFSFSLPLTTGQGKLPEANSSNQSLTDTPWSGLKILVVDDLEDYHQLMKMLMRAAGSISSAFNGKEAIEMIGKERPDLIIMDLRMPIMDGFEAIRLIRENPETKKIPILGISAQAMPEDQENCLAAGADGFVTKPVEYDTLRREILKILP
- a CDS encoding HDOD domain-containing protein, which produces MCADINLLVKNRDDMPSLPTIFYQINETVNDQRSSMRDIAQIISADQSLSARLLRLVNSAFFGFPSKIDTISHAVTIIGTKQLRDLALATTVIQMFKGIPSDLIRVKPFWQHAIGVGIGSRLLASYHKMPNIEQFFVSGLLHDIGRLILYGHSPDEAKQALTLAQEQEELLHISERKVMGFDHADMGGLLLKEWRLSSSHEEAVRFHHRPSRSKRFPMECSITHIADLIANAMELGTSGERFVPSLDRQAWDEIALSTSILNPMTQQMDQQYRDIVDLFLEDIQ